In one Ochotona princeps isolate mOchPri1 chromosome 16, mOchPri1.hap1, whole genome shotgun sequence genomic region, the following are encoded:
- the LOC101528219 gene encoding LOW QUALITY PROTEIN: large ribosomal subunit protein mL39-like (The sequence of the model RefSeq protein was modified relative to this genomic sequence to represent the inferred CDS: deleted 2 bases in 1 codon), producing the protein MMLEVMTDVIPIQKVHTEDQRAALPAAAREVTAAGVWALRLSQVVPSGRAGCRCIAISQAAQLSPLELTARRNELFNKEKRRQLSLTPQTEKIEVKHIGKTNPGTVFVMNKNVSTPYSCAMHLSEWYCKKSILALVDRQPWDMYKPLTKSCEIELLTFKDHDPGEVSKAYWRSCAMKTGCVIERAFKNEFTVILVRALEVPVIAGAFCYDVILDERLDEWVPTKENLRSFTKDVHALIYKDLPFETLEVEAKVALEIFQNNKYKIKFIEEKSSQKAERKVKLHRKGDFIDVSEGPLIPRTSVCYQYEVPVVHSLQPTQPNHVPRFQGLSLPIHLRLQFTIWDKLLERSWKLVTGDQSKWTEENVTTR; encoded by the exons ATGATGCTGGAGGTAATGACTGATGTCATTCCTATACAAAAAGTGCATACAGAGGACCAGCGCGCTGCACTTCCCGCAGCAGCTCGGGAGGTCACGGCGGCGGGCGTCTGGGCGCTCCGGCTCTCTCAGGTGGTCCCCAGCGGCAGGGCAGGCTGCAGATGCATAGCCATATCACAAGCTGCTCAGCTGTCACCCCTTGAACTGACAGCAAGGCGGAATGAGCTCttcaataaagagaaaagaaggcagctttcgctcactccccagacagaaAAGATTGAGGTGAAGCATATTGGGAAAACCAACCCTGGCACTGTCTTTGTGATGAATAAAAACGTTTCCACACCTTACAGCTGTGCCATGCATTTAAGTGAGTGGTACTGCAAGAAGTCCATCTTGGCTCTTGTGGACAGACAGCCATGGGACATGTATAAGCCTTTGACCAAGTCTTGTGAAATTGAGTTACTTACTTTCAAAGACCACGACCCAGGAGAAGTGAGTAAGGCCTATTGGCGGTCATGTGCCATGAAGACGGGCTGTGTGATAGAAAGGGCATTCAAAAATGAGTTCACGGTCATTTTGGTGAGAGCTCTGGAGGTTCCTGTGATTGCTGGAGCCTTCTGCTATGACGTCATTTTGGATGAGAGGCTTGATGAGTGGGTGCCAACCAAAGAGAACCTACGTTCCTTTACAAAAGATGTTCATGCTTTAATTTataaagatcttccttttgaAACTCTAGAAGTTGAAGCAAAAGTTGCactggaaatatttcaaaataacaagTACAAAATCAAGTTCATCGAAGAGAAGTCATCTCAGAAAGCT GAGAGGAAAGTCAAGCTACATAGGAAAGGTGACTTCATTGATGTGAGTGAGGGTCCTCTCATTCCGAGGACAAGTGTGTGTTATCAGTATGAAGTGCCAGTGGTTCACAGTCTGCAGCCCACCCAGCCGAATCATGTGCCAAGATTCCAGGGTCTCTCTTTACCCATTCACTTAAGATTACAATTTACAATATGGGATAAGTTATTGGAAAGATCTTGGAAATTGGTAACTGGAGATCAGTCTAAATGGACAGAGGAAAATGTGACTACCCGATAA